In Thermoanaerobaculia bacterium, one genomic interval encodes:
- a CDS encoding DUF4136 domain-containing protein, which produces MKFRPLAVLLGAVVIALGGCASVTTSADYDRSTDFSRYRTYGWIPGEEPIGNAIVEKRLTSAIDAQLAAKGLAKSDHPDLLVSMHARLTKQVEYETTGYGYGPGRWQTGVQTAREEIPIGTLVVDLVDAGRNELVWRGTARRVLDLMASPEEKEQVTRDTVARMFAAYPPSR; this is translated from the coding sequence ATGAAGTTCCGACCCCTCGCGGTACTCCTCGGCGCGGTCGTCATCGCTCTGGGCGGCTGCGCATCGGTGACGACTTCAGCCGACTACGACCGATCGACCGATTTTTCGCGATACCGGACGTACGGCTGGATTCCGGGCGAGGAGCCGATCGGCAACGCCATCGTCGAGAAACGTCTCACGTCGGCGATCGACGCGCAGCTCGCCGCCAAGGGGCTGGCGAAGAGCGACCATCCCGATCTTCTCGTGTCGATGCACGCGCGCCTGACCAAGCAGGTGGAGTACGAGACGACCGGCTACGGGTACGGTCCCGGACGCTGGCAGACGGGCGTCCAGACGGCTCGCGAAGAAATTCCGATCGGAACGCTCGTCGTCGATCTGGTCGACGCCGGACGGAACGAGCTCGTCTGGCGCGGCACGGCCCGCCGGGTGCTCGATCTCATGGCGTCGCCCGAAGAAAAGGAACAGGTGACGCGGGACACGGTCGCCCGGATGTTCGCCGCCTATCCGCCGTCGCGCTAG